The Flaviramulus sp. BrNp1-15 genome has a window encoding:
- a CDS encoding amidohydrolase, protein MKLRYFPFLSMALLLLFLIACSSPKKEFATMLIFGGKIYTVDSIQTTVEAVATKNNVIIFAGSLTQAEKFKNEQTQLIDLKGKTMTPGLIEGHGHFMGLGYNELNLDLMNTKSYQDIIDAVAERVKTAKPGEWILGRGWHQSKWDSMPSGMVKGFQTHHRLSEVSPNNPVYLSHASGHAGFANANAMRIAGLQTLAKEGIKDFEKKEGEVIVDEFGRPTGIFNELAQSLIYKHIPEDTPESADQAFKLATEACHKNGITSFHDAGIPRSTIALYKKMKSKGKMNTRIYAMLAGWDNELLNYWYSKGPLIDPDHLLTIRSIKLHCDGALGSRGAWLLEPYTDRPDHFGHETLPMDIVKKTALDGLKNDFQVCSHAIGDRANKEILNRYELAFKEMPEKTKDHRFRIEHAQHLHPDDIPRFSELGVIPAMQAMHMSSDRPWAIDRLGEKRIKEGAYMWQALLQSGIPIVNGTDVPVEPLNPIASFYASVSRKTLKGLPEGGYEPEQKMTREQALKSYTLDAAFGAFEEHIKGSIAIGKLADFTIYNQDLMTVAEDEILNTKIAMTIFDGKVVYSLNE, encoded by the coding sequence ATGAAATTAAGATATTTCCCTTTCTTAAGTATGGCTTTGCTCCTGTTATTTCTTATAGCTTGCTCTAGTCCTAAAAAGGAGTTTGCAACCATGCTTATTTTTGGTGGAAAAATTTACACAGTAGACTCTATTCAAACTACTGTAGAGGCTGTAGCTACAAAAAACAATGTGATTATTTTTGCTGGTAGCCTCACACAAGCTGAAAAATTTAAAAATGAGCAAACACAACTTATTGATTTAAAAGGAAAAACCATGACACCTGGTTTAATTGAAGGCCATGGCCATTTTATGGGTTTAGGTTATAATGAATTGAATCTAGATTTAATGAACACCAAAAGTTATCAAGATATTATAGATGCAGTTGCGGAGCGTGTAAAAACTGCTAAACCTGGAGAATGGATTTTAGGTAGAGGATGGCACCAAAGTAAATGGGATTCTATGCCTTCTGGAATGGTGAAAGGTTTTCAAACACATCATAGATTAAGTGAAGTATCACCAAACAACCCCGTTTATTTAAGTCACGCTAGTGGTCATGCAGGATTTGCTAATGCCAATGCCATGAGAATTGCTGGTTTGCAAACTTTAGCAAAGGAAGGTATTAAAGATTTTGAAAAAAAAGAAGGAGAAGTTATAGTAGATGAATTTGGTAGACCAACTGGAATATTTAATGAACTTGCCCAATCTTTAATTTACAAGCATATACCCGAAGACACCCCTGAATCTGCTGATCAGGCATTTAAACTAGCTACTGAAGCTTGTCATAAAAATGGCATTACAAGTTTTCATGATGCAGGTATACCAAGGTCTACTATTGCGTTGTATAAAAAAATGAAATCTAAAGGTAAAATGAATACTAGGATTTATGCAATGCTTGCAGGCTGGGATAACGAATTACTTAATTATTGGTATTCAAAAGGTCCTTTAATAGATCCAGATCATTTACTTACTATAAGGTCTATAAAATTACACTGTGATGGTGCATTAGGTTCTCGCGGAGCATGGCTCCTCGAACCTTATACAGATCGTCCGGATCATTTTGGTCACGAAACCCTACCTATGGATATTGTAAAAAAAACAGCTTTAGATGGTCTTAAAAATGATTTTCAAGTGTGTTCTCATGCTATTGGAGATCGTGCAAATAAGGAAATTCTTAATAGATATGAACTCGCATTTAAGGAAATGCCAGAAAAAACCAAAGATCATAGGTTTAGAATAGAACACGCACAACATCTACACCCTGATGACATACCTCGCTTTTCGGAATTAGGTGTCATACCAGCTATGCAAGCTATGCACATGTCTTCTGATAGGCCATGGGCAATTGACCGGTTAGGAGAAAAACGTATCAAAGAAGGTGCATATATGTGGCAAGCTTTACTGCAAAGTGGTATCCCTATTGTAAATGGAACTGATGTTCCTGTTGAACCACTCAATCCAATAGCCAGCTTTTACGCTAGTGTAAGTAGAAAAACACTAAAAGGCCTACCAGAAGGCGGTTATGAACCTGAACAAAAAATGACACGAGAACAAGCATTAAAGTCTTACACATTAGATGCTGCTTTTGGTGCCTTTGAAGAACATATTAAAGGATCAATCGCTATAGGTAAACTAGCTGATTTCACTATTTATAATCAAGATTTAATGACAGTAGCAGAAGATGAAATATTAAATACCAAAATTGCTATGACCATTTTTGATGGTAAAGTGGTCTATTCTTTGAACGAATAG
- a CDS encoding aminoacyl-histidine dipeptidase — translation MNSEIRQLKPQTLWNNFADLNAVPRPSKKEERVIAFMKDFGKKLGLETIEDEVGNVIIKKPATAGMENRTTVVMQSHLDMVHQKNGDTVFDFDTQGIEMYIEGDWVKAKGTTLGADNGLGVATIMAILESIDIPHPAIEALFTIDEETGMTGAMGLKGGLLSGGILLNLDTEEDDEIGVGCAGGIDVTATRTYNEEETPEFKIGFKISVKGLQGGHSGMQIHEGLGNANKIMNRLLFDGFENFGLRISEIDGGSLRNAIPRESNAIVAIDAIHEEAFLYEMKLQAEVIGKELKTMEPDLEISVSKVETPKNIMDLGVQEGLTRAIYAALNGVYRMSADIPELVETSNNIARVIVKDGNIKIGCLTRSSVESSKMDLANMLRATFELTGCEVEFSGDYPGWTPNMDSSILKVMTKLYEDLNGEKPHVAACHAGLECGILGQNYPEMDMISFGPNIKGAHSPDERAQISSVQKYWKFVLEILKHIPEKS, via the coding sequence ATGAATTCAGAAATAAGACAGTTAAAACCACAAACACTGTGGAATAATTTTGCAGATTTAAACGCAGTACCAAGACCATCAAAAAAAGAAGAGCGAGTTATTGCTTTCATGAAAGATTTTGGTAAAAAACTTGGGTTAGAAACTATAGAAGACGAAGTTGGAAACGTTATAATAAAGAAACCAGCAACTGCGGGAATGGAAAACAGAACTACTGTGGTTATGCAGTCGCATTTAGATATGGTTCACCAAAAAAATGGTGATACCGTTTTTGATTTTGATACCCAAGGTATTGAGATGTATATAGAAGGCGATTGGGTAAAAGCAAAAGGAACCACTTTAGGTGCCGATAATGGTTTAGGGGTGGCTACTATTATGGCTATTTTAGAAAGTATAGATATTCCGCATCCTGCTATTGAAGCGTTGTTTACTATAGATGAAGAAACAGGAATGACAGGCGCCATGGGATTGAAAGGCGGTTTGCTGTCGGGTGGTATTTTATTGAATTTAGACACGGAAGAAGATGACGAAATAGGAGTAGGGTGTGCTGGTGGAATTGATGTTACAGCAACCAGAACCTATAATGAAGAAGAAACACCAGAATTTAAAATTGGTTTTAAGATTTCAGTTAAAGGTTTACAAGGCGGACATTCTGGAATGCAAATACATGAAGGTTTAGGAAATGCTAATAAAATAATGAACCGATTGTTGTTTGATGGTTTTGAGAATTTTGGTTTGCGAATTTCTGAAATTGATGGAGGTAGTTTGCGAAATGCTATTCCAAGAGAAAGTAATGCCATTGTAGCTATTGATGCTATTCATGAAGAGGCTTTTTTATATGAAATGAAGTTACAAGCTGAAGTCATTGGAAAAGAGCTTAAAACCATGGAACCCGATTTAGAAATTAGTGTTTCTAAAGTAGAAACGCCAAAAAACATTATGGATTTAGGTGTTCAAGAAGGATTAACTAGAGCAATTTATGCGGCTTTAAACGGTGTTTATCGTATGAGTGCAGATATACCAGAATTGGTAGAAACCTCAAATAATATAGCACGAGTTATTGTAAAAGATGGCAATATTAAAATTGGATGTTTAACACGTTCCTCTGTAGAAAGTTCTAAAATGGATTTAGCCAATATGCTTCGGGCTACTTTTGAGCTTACCGGTTGCGAAGTTGAATTTAGTGGTGATTATCCTGGGTGGACACCAAATATGGATTCATCTATTTTAAAAGTAATGACTAAACTTTATGAGGATTTAAATGGTGAGAAACCTCATGTAGCAGCATGTCATGCAGGTTTAGAATGTGGTATTTTGGGGCAAAATTACCCAGAAATGGATATGATTAGTTTTGGACCAAACATTAAAGGAGCACATTCACCAGACGAACGCGCTCAAATATCGTCGGTTCAAAAATATTGGAAGTTTGTTTTAGAGATTTTGAAGCATATTCCCGAGAAGAGTTAG
- a CDS encoding DUF3810 domain-containing protein, translating into MLKNKKTILALSIIPQFFLIKLLSNFPEFVEQFYSNGFYQFISKNFRYTLGWIPFSFGDIVYTFAIIYMIRWIFKNRKRLRQDTKNWFIDVASAFALIYFAFHVFWGLNYYRLPLHKNLNLNADYTTEQLVLVAEKLIEKTNQTHLEVAKNDTLKVEMPFTKSDILKLAPEGYENLKQIFPHLEYKPKSIKKSLFSYPLTYMGFSGYLNPLTNEAQVDALIPSYKFPTTTSHEIAHQLGYAAENEANFIGCLAAINHDNIYFNYAGYAFALRFCLNEIYNRDECLFEDMVADVNIGILKNYEEVRLFWEAHQNPAEPYFKIFYSNFLKANKQSKGMESYSYVVALLTNYFENKTF; encoded by the coding sequence ATGCTGAAAAACAAAAAAACCATACTTGCGCTATCTATAATTCCGCAATTTTTTTTAATAAAACTACTATCAAATTTTCCTGAATTTGTAGAGCAATTTTACAGCAATGGTTTTTACCAGTTTATATCAAAAAATTTTAGATATACTTTGGGTTGGATACCATTTTCGTTTGGCGATATTGTTTACACATTTGCCATAATTTATATGATTAGATGGATTTTTAAAAACCGTAAACGCCTCCGACAAGACACCAAAAACTGGTTTATTGATGTGGCTTCTGCTTTTGCTCTAATTTACTTTGCTTTTCATGTGTTTTGGGGTTTGAATTACTACCGTTTACCTTTACATAAAAACTTGAATTTGAATGCAGACTATACAACTGAACAATTAGTTTTAGTTGCTGAAAAGCTTATTGAAAAGACTAACCAAACTCATTTAGAAGTTGCAAAAAACGACACTTTAAAAGTTGAAATGCCTTTTACTAAAAGTGATATTTTAAAACTTGCTCCTGAAGGTTATGAAAATTTAAAGCAAATATTTCCGCATTTAGAATATAAACCTAAAAGCATAAAAAAATCCTTATTTAGTTATCCATTAACCTACATGGGTTTTAGTGGTTATTTAAATCCGTTAACAAATGAAGCCCAAGTTGATGCATTGATTCCTTCATATAAATTCCCAACTACTACCTCTCACGAAATTGCACACCAATTAGGTTATGCTGCCGAAAATGAAGCCAATTTTATTGGGTGTTTAGCGGCTATAAATCATGATAATATTTATTTCAACTATGCTGGTTATGCTTTCGCTCTCCGTTTTTGTTTAAATGAAATTTATAACCGTGATGAATGCTTATTTGAAGATATGGTTGCCGATGTTAACATTGGTATTTTAAAAAACTATGAAGAGGTAAGGTTGTTTTGGGAAGCCCATCAAAACCCAGCAGAACCTTACTTTAAAATATTTTATAGCAACTTCTTAAAAGCCAATAAACAGAGTAAGGGCATGGAGAGTTATAGTTATGTGGTAGCATTACTGACTAACTATTTCGAAAATAAAACGTTCTAG
- a CDS encoding T9SS type A sorting domain-containing protein, giving the protein MKQDLLFFLFGFLSISVFSQVAYQPYDYYECDNDNDGYVEFNLSILDSQVLGSQDTNQYYVTYHISIFEVENNLVLGGSYATYTNNLPVTIYAKVTDRNTGNYDYTSFNIDLHYSNFFPGIGLDVITCDDSQSDGITAFYGSFCCGYNPKTIHRTRQDAEQGINPLTLPFYNITPYYDRVYGREENSNGCYKVLDLYLEIRSNPTIQTPTSLVLCDDDIDGFVEFDLTEKNDEILNGLNYATITYHSSVSDAASYNYNNQKISELYTNTTPYLQTIYARATFNSNGCYTITSLDLVIQDCRDLDSDNVINSDEDINGNGNLEDDDTDKDGIPDYMDDDDDGDNINTADELIDQSTITGKSYINSKITRVFIDTDSDTIENYLDDDDDGDGILTKNEDYNNNGTPLDDDTNNNNVPDYLESSVALSLIELNIFEFTMYPNPTTEFVELTFNKNLNNSINISIYNIQGKEIISEIKSLNNGKTQLITSQLSKGIYFIKVNDGISESTKKLLIN; this is encoded by the coding sequence ATGAAACAAGATTTACTTTTCTTTTTATTTGGGTTTTTGTCTATTTCGGTTTTTTCTCAAGTTGCTTATCAACCTTATGATTATTATGAATGCGACAATGATAATGATGGATATGTAGAATTTAATTTATCAATTCTTGATAGCCAAGTATTAGGTAGTCAGGATACCAACCAATATTATGTAACATACCATATATCAATTTTTGAAGTTGAAAATAATTTAGTTCTTGGAGGTTCTTATGCTACTTATACGAATAATTTGCCTGTTACAATTTATGCTAAAGTAACAGATAGAAATACAGGTAATTATGATTATACGTCATTTAATATAGATTTGCATTACAGTAATTTTTTTCCAGGTATTGGGCTTGATGTAATAACATGTGATGACAGCCAAAGTGATGGTATAACTGCATTTTATGGTTCTTTTTGCTGTGGATATAACCCTAAGACCATTCATAGAACGCGGCAAGATGCTGAACAAGGAATTAACCCATTGACTCTTCCTTTTTATAACATAACTCCATATTATGATAGAGTTTATGGTAGAGAGGAAAATTCTAATGGTTGTTATAAAGTTTTAGATTTGTACTTAGAAATAAGATCGAATCCAACAATCCAGACTCCAACATCTCTCGTATTGTGTGATGATGATATTGATGGATTTGTTGAATTTGATTTAACTGAAAAGAATGATGAGATTTTGAATGGATTAAACTATGCTACAATTACATACCATTCTAGCGTTAGTGATGCAGCCTCATATAATTATAACAACCAGAAAATATCTGAGCTATACACTAATACTACTCCCTATCTACAAACTATATATGCTAGAGCTACATTTAACTCTAATGGATGTTATACTATTACCAGCTTAGATTTAGTTATACAAGATTGTAGAGATTTAGATAGTGATAATGTTATAAATAGCGATGAAGATATTAATGGAAACGGAAATTTAGAAGATGATGATACCGATAAAGATGGCATACCTGATTATATGGACGACGACGATGACGGTGATAATATAAATACAGCCGATGAGTTGATAGATCAAAGTACTATAACTGGTAAGAGTTATATAAATTCAAAAATAACAAGAGTCTTTATTGATACAGACTCAGATACTATTGAAAACTATTTAGATGATGATGATGATGGTGACGGCATTTTAACAAAAAACGAAGATTATAATAACAATGGAACCCCTTTAGATGATGATACAAATAATAACAATGTTCCAGATTATTTAGAGAGTAGTGTAGCTCTTAGTTTAATTGAATTAAATATTTTTGAGTTTACTATGTACCCAAATCCTACAACAGAATTTGTAGAGTTAACATTCAATAAAAATTTAAATAACAGTATAAATATTTCTATCTACAATATCCAGGGTAAAGAAATAATAAGCGAAATAAAGAGTTTAAATAACGGTAAAACTCAATTAATAACAAGTCAACTATCAAAAGGAATATATTTTATTAAAGTTAATGATGGAATTTCGGAATCAACAAAAAAACTTCTGATAAACTAG
- a CDS encoding RNA methyltransferase yields MTKLISSIQNPFIRQLVQLKDKSRERKKSGLFLIEGIREVSLAIKGGFELETILFYPDLCSIKRLNELTTQQLNTIEISKEVYEKLAYRETTEGILALAKSKNHDISNLAFNTKNPLILVAEAPEKPGNIGAILRTADAANVDAVIIANPKTDLYNPNIIRSSVGCVFTNNIATGSTSEIIKFLKSNNINIYCAALQASGEYHTQDYNKPTAIIVGTEATGLSDEWLENSSQNIIIPMQGEIDSMNVSVAAGILIFEAKRQRNFK; encoded by the coding sequence ATTACAAAATTAATATCCAGCATACAAAATCCATTTATTCGACAACTGGTTCAGTTAAAAGATAAATCGCGAGAGCGAAAAAAAAGCGGTTTATTTTTAATTGAAGGCATTAGAGAAGTTTCTTTAGCTATTAAAGGTGGTTTTGAGTTAGAAACCATTCTGTTCTACCCAGATTTATGTTCTATTAAACGATTAAACGAATTAACAACTCAACAACTAAACACCATCGAAATCTCTAAAGAAGTTTACGAAAAATTGGCTTATAGAGAAACTACTGAGGGTATTCTTGCCCTTGCAAAGAGTAAAAATCATGATATTTCTAATTTAGCATTCAATACCAAAAACCCATTAATTTTGGTTGCTGAAGCTCCAGAAAAACCAGGAAACATTGGTGCTATTTTACGAACTGCAGATGCTGCAAATGTTGATGCTGTTATAATTGCAAACCCAAAAACCGATTTGTACAATCCTAACATTATTCGTTCTAGTGTGGGCTGTGTGTTTACTAACAATATTGCAACAGGAAGCACCTCAGAAATTATAAAGTTTTTAAAATCGAATAACATAAATATTTATTGCGCTGCTTTACAAGCATCGGGGGAGTATCACACTCAAGATTATAACAAACCAACAGCAATTATTGTTGGAACAGAAGCTACAGGATTAAGTGATGAATGGTTAGAAAATTCATCACAAAATATTATAATTCCTATGCAAGGAGAAATAGATTCTATGAATGTTTCTGTTGCGGCTGGAATTCTTATTTTTGAAGCCAAAAGACAACGGAACTTTAAATAA
- a CDS encoding M48 family metallopeptidase yields the protein MTANTLFFIIIAIIIINFIVDKILDALNAKHFNDKLPKDLQDVYDETEYKKSQNYKATKYKFGILTSTFSIILTLGFLIFDGFEFVDNMARGYSDNSIIIALIFFGIIMIGSDILTTPFSYYSTFVIEEKFGFNKTTIKTFFLDKIKGWLMMAIIGGGILALIIWFYQVTGKYFWLYAWGLVAVFTLFMNMFYSKLIVPLFNKQTPLEAGSLRDNISAYAKTVGFKLDKIFVIDGSKRSTKANAYFSGFGSEKRVTLYDTLINDLDEDEIVAVLAHEVGHYKKKHIIFNLFASILLTGVTLYILSLFISNPILSNALGVDIPSFHIGLIAFGLLYSPISEITGLIMNLFSRKFEYQADNYAKNTYKAEPLITSLKKLSKNSLSNLTPHAAYVFMHYSHPTLLERINNLKR from the coding sequence ATGACTGCAAACACACTTTTTTTTATCATCATAGCCATAATTATTATCAATTTTATTGTTGACAAGATTTTGGATGCTTTAAATGCTAAACATTTTAATGATAAGCTTCCCAAAGATTTACAAGATGTTTATGATGAAACCGAATATAAAAAATCGCAAAATTACAAAGCAACAAAATACAAGTTTGGGATACTAACCTCAACATTTTCAATTATTTTAACTTTAGGATTTTTAATCTTTGATGGTTTTGAATTTGTTGACAATATGGCGAGAGGCTATAGCGACAATTCAATTATAATAGCTTTAATTTTCTTTGGAATTATTATGATTGGTAGCGATATATTAACAACACCTTTTTCCTATTACAGTACATTTGTAATTGAAGAAAAATTTGGGTTTAATAAAACAACCATTAAAACATTCTTTCTAGATAAAATAAAAGGCTGGCTCATGATGGCTATTATTGGTGGTGGTATTTTAGCTTTAATCATTTGGTTTTACCAAGTTACTGGGAAGTATTTTTGGTTATATGCTTGGGGTTTAGTAGCAGTTTTCACTCTATTTATGAATATGTTTTACTCAAAGCTTATTGTGCCTTTGTTTAATAAACAAACACCTTTAGAAGCTGGTAGTTTAAGAGACAACATATCGGCATACGCAAAAACAGTTGGTTTTAAATTAGATAAAATTTTTGTGATTGATGGCTCTAAACGAAGCACAAAAGCTAACGCCTATTTTTCTGGTTTTGGAAGTGAAAAACGTGTTACACTTTATGATACGTTAATTAATGATTTAGACGAAGATGAAATTGTTGCGGTTTTAGCTCACGAAGTTGGTCATTACAAAAAGAAACACATCATATTTAACTTATTTGCTTCCATTTTATTAACTGGTGTAACGCTTTACATTTTATCGTTATTTATTTCAAATCCCATATTATCAAATGCTTTAGGTGTAGACATACCGAGTTTTCATATTGGATTAATTGCTTTTGGGTTACTCTACTCACCAATCTCTGAAATTACAGGTTTAATAATGAATTTGTTTTCCAGAAAATTTGAATATCAAGCCGATAATTACGCTAAAAACACCTACAAAGCAGAACCACTAATTACATCGTTAAAAAAACTATCTAAAAACAGTTTGAGTAATTTAACACCGCATGCTGCTTATGTGTTTATGCATTATTCGCATCCTACGCTTTTGGAACGTATTAATAATTTAAAACGTTAG
- a CDS encoding DEAD/DEAH box helicase yields the protein MSTFQELGLNDDLLQAITDLGFTKPSEVQEKAIPILLNSESDLVALAQTGTGKTAAFGFPMLQKIDVDSRTTQGLILSPTRELCLQITNEMKLYGKYCKGLNVVAVYGGSSITDQAREIKRGAQIIVATPGRMKDMISRRLVDISKIQYSVLDEADEMLNMGFKEDITDIISHTPEDKNTWLFSATMPREVATIAKKFMHNPQEITVGNKNESTSNVSHEYYLVNARDRYQALKRLSDANPDIFSVIFCRTKRDTQKVAENLIEDGYSAGALHGDLSQNQRDLVMKSFRNQQIQMLVATDVAARGIDVDDITHVINYQLPDEIETYTHRSGRTGRAGKTGISMVIVSKSEVRKIKSIERIIKKQFEKKDIPDGSEICEVQLMSLANKIHNTEINHEIDKHLTSINELFEDTDKDELIKKFFSVEFTRFYNYYQKSKNLNVAEGSFDRDGGRDYKGGKNDSTRYFINVGGKDGFDWMKLKDFLKEQLGLGRDDVFKVETKDSFSFFNTENELKEKVLAHFTDFKHEGRFVNVEVSENRGGGRRNDRRGGGKRSGGRRDDRKDGSGNRSDRRRSEGKSKPRRSNSGDFAASRPRRSRR from the coding sequence ATGAGCACATTCCAAGAATTAGGTCTTAATGACGACCTATTACAAGCTATTACTGATTTAGGTTTTACAAAACCAAGTGAAGTACAAGAAAAAGCAATCCCAATTTTATTAAATTCTGAATCTGATTTAGTGGCATTAGCCCAAACCGGAACCGGAAAAACGGCCGCATTTGGTTTCCCGATGCTTCAAAAAATAGATGTAGATAGTAGAACCACTCAAGGTTTAATTTTATCGCCAACACGTGAACTTTGTTTACAAATTACCAACGAAATGAAACTTTACGGAAAGTACTGTAAAGGACTTAATGTAGTTGCAGTTTACGGTGGATCAAGCATTACAGATCAAGCACGTGAAATTAAGCGAGGAGCACAAATTATTGTAGCTACTCCGGGACGTATGAAAGATATGATTAGCAGACGTTTGGTTGATATATCGAAAATACAATACAGTGTTTTAGATGAAGCTGATGAAATGCTAAACATGGGCTTTAAAGAAGATATTACTGATATTATTTCTCATACACCAGAAGACAAAAATACATGGTTATTTTCGGCTACAATGCCTCGTGAAGTGGCAACTATTGCTAAAAAATTCATGCATAACCCACAAGAAATTACTGTTGGGAATAAAAATGAAAGTACAAGTAATGTATCTCACGAATACTATTTAGTGAATGCGAGAGATCGTTATCAAGCATTAAAACGTTTATCTGATGCTAATCCTGATATATTTTCGGTTATATTCTGTAGAACAAAACGTGATACTCAAAAAGTGGCCGAAAACTTAATTGAAGATGGTTATAGCGCTGGCGCTTTACACGGCGATTTAAGTCAGAACCAACGTGATTTGGTCATGAAATCGTTTAGAAACCAACAAATACAAATGCTTGTAGCTACCGATGTTGCTGCTCGTGGTATTGATGTTGATGATATTACACACGTTATAAATTACCAATTACCTGATGAAATTGAAACGTACACACACCGTTCTGGTCGTACAGGGCGTGCTGGTAAAACAGGTATTTCAATGGTTATTGTATCGAAAAGTGAAGTGCGTAAAATTAAAAGTATTGAGCGCATTATTAAAAAACAATTCGAGAAAAAAGATATTCCTGATGGATCAGAAATTTGTGAAGTGCAATTAATGTCGCTTGCAAATAAAATTCATAATACTGAAATTAATCATGAAATTGATAAACATTTAACTAGTATTAATGAATTATTTGAAGATACTGATAAAGACGAATTAATTAAAAAATTCTTCTCTGTTGAGTTTACACGTTTTTATAATTATTACCAAAAATCTAAAAACTTAAATGTTGCTGAAGGCTCTTTTGATAGAGATGGTGGTCGTGATTATAAAGGTGGGAAAAACGATTCTACACGTTACTTTATAAATGTTGGTGGTAAAGATGGTTTTGACTGGATGAAGCTAAAAGACTTCTTAAAAGAACAGTTAGGCTTAGGTAGAGATGATGTTTTTAAAGTAGAAACAAAAGATAGTTTCTCGTTTTTTAATACTGAAAATGAATTAAAAGAGAAAGTATTAGCTCATTTTACCGACTTTAAGCATGAAGGACGTTTTGTAAATGTTGAAGTGTCTGAAAATCGTGGTGGTGGAAGACGCAACGACAGACGTGGTGGCGGAAAACGTAGTGGCGGAAGAAGAGATGACAGAAAAGATGGTTCTGGAAACAGAAGTGATAGACGCCGTAGTGAAGGAAAATCTAAACCAAGACGCTCAAATTCTGGTGATTTTGCAGCTTCAAGACCAAGACGTTCTAGAAGATAA
- a CDS encoding carboxypeptidase-like regulatory domain-containing protein, translating to MKNYLLLLIFTLVSAIAIAQEADKVLGVVINASDDTPLESVNIVNLNQVIGTTTNSKGEFAISAQVNDTLHFSYLGFKSIKVRVTNDWLKFGSSNIVLTELALALEEVVVNQLKLTGYLEVDIKQVPTINDNYRYSISGLPSAGYEASKKSGLTKVIGSIFNPADFLHRMFGKKPNELRKLKKMKEDDEIRNLLASRFDREMLTVLLQVDRVDLDEIVSQCNYSKGFIQSANDLQILDAISECYEEYKLLSRGRSRKI from the coding sequence ATGAAGAACTACCTACTACTTTTAATTTTCACATTAGTTTCTGCTATTGCTATAGCTCAAGAAGCCGATAAGGTATTAGGTGTTGTAATAAATGCGTCTGATGATACACCTCTAGAAAGTGTAAACATTGTTAACCTTAATCAGGTTATTGGTACAACTACAAACAGTAAAGGTGAGTTTGCAATTTCAGCTCAAGTTAACGATACGCTTCATTTCTCATATTTGGGTTTTAAATCCATAAAAGTTAGAGTAACTAACGATTGGTTAAAATTTGGAAGTTCTAATATTGTATTAACTGAATTAGCTTTAGCTTTAGAGGAAGTGGTTGTAAACCAGTTAAAACTAACAGGCTATTTAGAAGTTGATATTAAACAAGTACCTACAATAAACGATAATTACAGATATAGTATTTCTGGGTTACCAAGTGCTGGTTACGAAGCCAGTAAAAAATCTGGTTTAACTAAAGTTATTGGTTCTATTTTTAATCCTGCCGATTTTTTACATCGTATGTTTGGCAAAAAACCAAATGAACTACGAAAGTTAAAAAAGATGAAAGAAGATGATGAAATTAGAAACCTTCTCGCCTCTCGATTTGATAGAGAAATGCTAACCGTTTTACTTCAGGTAGATCGTGTAGATTTAGATGAAATTGTTAGCCAATGTAATTATTCTAAAGGATTTATTCAGTCTGCTAATGATTTACAAATACTTGATGCCATTAGTGAGTGTTATGAAGAATACAAGTTATTAAGTAGAGGCAGAAGTAGGAAAATTTAA